From Medicago truncatula cultivar Jemalong A17 chromosome 7, MtrunA17r5.0-ANR, whole genome shotgun sequence, a single genomic window includes:
- the LOC25499365 gene encoding 60S ribosomal protein L24: MVLKTELCRFSGAKIYPGRGIRFIRSDSQVFLFVNSKCKRYFHNKLKPSKLTWTAMYRKQHKKDIAQEAVKKRRRATKKPYSRSIVGATLEVIQKKRTEKPEVRDAAREAALREIKERIKKTKDEKKAKKAEVASKAQKSGKGNVQKGAMPKGPKMGGGGGKR; encoded by the exons GACTGAACTCTGCAGATTCAGTGGTGCAAAGATTTACCCAGGAAGAGGGATCAGATTTATTCGTAGTGATTCTCAG GTTTTCCTCTTTGTGAACTCAAAATGTAAGAGGTATTTCCACAACAAGTTGAAGCCTTCAAAACTCACATGGACTGCCATGTACAGAAAGCAACACAAGAAG GACATTGCTCAAGAAGCGGTGAAGAAGAGGCGCCGTGCCACCAAGAAGCCATACTCCAGGTCCATTGTTGGTGCTACACTTGaagtcattcaaaaaaaaagaaccgAGAAGCCCGAGGTTCGAGATGCAGCTAGGGAAGCTGCTCTTCG TGAAATCAAGGAAAGGATAAAGAAAACCAAGGATGAAAAGAAAGCCAAGAAAGCCGAGGTAGCATCTAAGGCACAAAAGTCGGGGAAAGGAAATGTTCAGAAGGGTGCTATGCCCAAGGGTCCTAAAATGGGCGGTGGTGGTGGGAAGCGTtaa